In Leptospira harrisiae, a genomic segment contains:
- a CDS encoding LIC11274 family protein gives MNGSAMKQSLLILMTSLLMQAPMFAESVSSKSYHKRIELLTYLRELEPIVKNFRGEDPEGKPTELNAPEGKEGFRMKKYNEAKRIYQEGLQYHFEGNFPSAYQRFLECQLGIEKMTEELSQLYILRAEEMMKTAMERKNPNNPMDKALLDISIEYGKGSYFRQDVMDIPREAPYSRRMYDPKEAHYSYNKYDIEKNLELGYKHLGLAKEARANALKVEKNLEKHQKLQPSHRKYRIDLYFGAINLARDSKANAINIYKLKYPYDNYYLNNAQAKSESSKDENGAVVEGQPVKVDGVTYDFSKNPYVKFDHRIQAMFDVRVPEEYRVDHADVRGRVYDLDSNNMVFMKYDQERKKALNVPAKPAAGATPQQ, from the coding sequence ATGAACGGCAGCGCAATGAAACAATCCCTTCTTATTCTCATGACGAGTCTTTTGATGCAGGCACCCATGTTTGCAGAATCAGTCTCTAGTAAATCATACCACAAACGCATTGAACTTCTGACTTACCTACGTGAGTTGGAGCCAATTGTAAAAAATTTCCGTGGAGAAGATCCAGAAGGAAAACCGACGGAACTCAATGCTCCTGAAGGGAAAGAAGGCTTCCGTATGAAAAAATACAATGAAGCCAAACGAATTTACCAAGAAGGTTTACAATACCATTTCGAAGGAAATTTTCCTTCGGCTTACCAACGTTTTCTCGAATGCCAATTGGGAATCGAAAAAATGACGGAAGAACTTTCTCAACTCTACATCCTCCGAGCGGAAGAGATGATGAAAACTGCCATGGAAAGAAAAAATCCAAACAATCCTATGGATAAGGCCCTTCTTGATATTTCCATTGAATATGGAAAAGGTTCTTATTTCCGCCAGGACGTGATGGACATTCCACGAGAAGCTCCGTATTCACGTCGTATGTATGATCCAAAAGAAGCTCACTACAGTTATAATAAATATGACATTGAGAAAAACTTGGAATTAGGATACAAACACTTAGGTCTTGCGAAAGAAGCCAGAGCCAATGCGTTAAAAGTAGAAAAGAATTTGGAGAAACACCAAAAACTCCAACCTTCTCACAGAAAGTATCGTATTGATTTGTATTTTGGAGCAATCAACCTCGCTCGTGATTCCAAAGCCAATGCAATTAACATCTATAAGTTGAAATATCCATACGACAACTATTACCTGAACAATGCGCAAGCTAAATCAGAATCTTCAAAAGATGAAAATGGTGCAGTAGTAGAAGGTCAACCAGTAAAGGTCGATGGTGTTACTTACGATTTTTCCAAAAATCCGTATGTAAAATTTGACCATAGAATTCAAGCTATGTTTGATGTTCGTGTGCCAGAAGAATATCGAGTGGACCATGCTGATGTAAGAGGTCGCGTATATGATTTGGACTCAAACAACATGGTTTTCATGAAGTATGACCAAGAACGTAAAAAAGCATTGAATGTTCCGGCAAAACCTGCTGCGGGAGCCACTCCGCAACAATAA
- a CDS encoding lysophospholipid acyltransferase family protein → MKVYLRITLLVFGKASPYLIRGIYRSLTGNKEARIKEFLEGTKIWAEDVLKITKTKLIVFNEIDVPQKGHMIFLNHVNEMDFPYDCYVIRKPFLANQVIKKAWFAYWWMVAMGSQVFDNSKAMSVAISVKNLIEGLKTTSYIVYPEGKNTYSEEILPLKKGMVKIAFDQKIPVFVALKSGVTTYQDYQKGNVVGYLGLGSHDPTDFSSWEEFQTYLYNLMHVKKQELDAMTEAERTKLS, encoded by the coding sequence ATGAAAGTTTACTTAAGAATCACCCTTCTTGTTTTTGGAAAAGCAAGCCCCTATCTGATCAGAGGAATTTATCGTTCACTTACTGGTAATAAAGAAGCACGAATCAAAGAGTTTTTAGAAGGTACAAAAATTTGGGCAGAAGATGTCCTAAAGATAACCAAAACAAAACTCATAGTTTTTAATGAAATCGATGTTCCTCAAAAAGGACATATGATATTTTTAAATCATGTCAACGAGATGGATTTCCCTTATGATTGTTATGTGATTCGAAAACCATTTTTGGCAAATCAGGTAATTAAAAAAGCTTGGTTTGCCTATTGGTGGATGGTGGCTATGGGTTCACAAGTTTTTGATAATTCAAAAGCCATGTCTGTTGCAATTTCTGTAAAAAACCTAATCGAGGGTTTAAAAACAACTTCTTATATTGTGTATCCAGAAGGGAAAAATACGTATTCCGAAGAAATTTTGCCTTTAAAAAAAGGAATGGTGAAAATTGCTTTTGATCAAAAAATTCCTGTGTTTGTTGCGTTAAAATCAGGAGTCACAACCTACCAAGACTACCAAAAAGGAAATGTGGTCGGCTATTTGGGGTTAGGTTCTCATGACCCAACGGATTTTTCTTCTTGGGAAGAATTCCAAACATATTTATATAATTTAATGCATGTCAAAAAACAAGAGTTAGATGCCATGACCGAAGCCGAAAGGACCAAACTCAGTTAG
- a CDS encoding DUF2225 domain-containing protein, producing MSLAAAQSKKVSFRAKESTVCPICDENHQKEQMFQGGGRLIAGKLAQDLRRLYEKNKKFGRVSPLDYVMTVCPRCLYSSFPKDWNSLNPADNEAIRMATDSRRSYIEKILGPLDFTGDRQIVLGAASYLLGMDCYQLRGASVAPTPKKAVCAIRAAWFFSDLHDEFPHIGYDKIRDLLYQKAAVIYGYTLELMQNGNEPVDQAAGMLGPDTDNNWGFDGVIYLNAFLTKKFKDQMAPKPEDQVLLLSRAKRTLARLYGSGKASKGKPGPIVEMTRELYDEYNAILEAMGGEK from the coding sequence ATGTCCCTAGCCGCTGCCCAGTCCAAAAAAGTATCTTTTCGCGCCAAAGAGTCCACAGTCTGCCCAATTTGTGATGAAAATCACCAAAAGGAACAAATGTTTCAGGGTGGTGGCCGACTCATCGCCGGGAAGCTGGCCCAAGATTTACGTCGTTTATACGAAAAAAATAAGAAATTTGGTCGTGTGAGTCCCCTGGATTATGTCATGACGGTCTGCCCTCGTTGTTTGTATTCTTCCTTTCCGAAAGACTGGAATTCTCTAAACCCCGCTGACAATGAAGCCATTCGTATGGCCACCGATTCACGAAGAAGTTATATTGAAAAAATTCTAGGCCCCTTGGATTTTACTGGGGATCGCCAAATTGTGTTAGGTGCTGCCTCTTATTTACTGGGGATGGATTGTTACCAACTCCGTGGTGCCAGTGTGGCACCTACTCCCAAAAAAGCAGTTTGTGCCATTCGTGCAGCTTGGTTTTTTTCAGACCTTCATGATGAGTTTCCTCACATTGGTTATGATAAAATCAGAGATTTACTCTACCAAAAAGCAGCGGTGATCTACGGATACACTTTGGAACTCATGCAAAATGGAAACGAACCTGTAGACCAAGCTGCAGGGATGCTCGGTCCTGATACAGATAACAACTGGGGATTTGATGGTGTTATCTATCTCAATGCATTTTTAACAAAAAAATTCAAAGACCAGATGGCTCCAAAACCAGAGGACCAAGTTTTACTTTTATCAAGAGCCAAACGAACACTTGCAAGGCTCTACGGTTCAGGAAAAGCTTCCAAAGGAAAACCAGGTCCCATTGTGGAAATGACTCGAGAGTTGTATGACGAATACAATGCAATTTTAGAAGCAATGGGCGGCGAGAAGTAA
- a CDS encoding LIC11270 family surface protein, translating into MKSLSLQFIIIFLSFVVFIDCKTKLDLGEKSKLPVISTLFNNRMLLLLKGTYATDNPLDWSELNNGTGDLYLDTQGEGLDPVMTLVNQPKAGNVPIFLDIGEVRISSKYLKGLNELTQIRDTVDSNKFWDYIAPNRQVFCTVTYSFDNNTCTESNGILKASDFFNGIGAQFPSNDPSSQTESWESALITGQPWLGRQYYYAAIYFRSLVTGYALDAGIPVTGRFDNRPIVNGLNIVPRNNYVAGTTSAAKSSIVPKMFPALYTQLPTQADMQIRDGFDPYILEVRINLKENLMLHSYLTSRSTTVTYVGVSDIFFDHKGEGDAGGNILTRARVIYPETASSLTITGGSNSLLHYYGIFRIQETEFINVLPLAATPAKQGAKIKYLNPGNYKAVCLGDLTKQDGYPDTVVRETTFNIPEYPFRQTYNIDLTCP; encoded by the coding sequence GTGAAATCATTATCCCTACAATTTATAATTATATTCCTTAGCTTTGTTGTTTTTATTGATTGTAAAACCAAACTAGACTTAGGTGAGAAATCAAAACTTCCTGTTATTTCAACTTTATTTAATAATAGAATGTTATTGCTTCTCAAAGGAACTTATGCTACTGACAACCCCCTTGATTGGAGCGAGCTAAATAACGGAACTGGTGATTTGTATTTAGATACGCAAGGAGAGGGTCTTGATCCAGTTATGACTTTGGTTAACCAACCAAAAGCCGGAAATGTTCCTATCTTTTTGGATATTGGAGAAGTAAGAATTTCAAGTAAATACCTAAAAGGATTAAACGAACTCACACAAATTCGAGACACTGTTGATTCAAACAAATTCTGGGACTACATTGCGCCTAACAGACAGGTATTTTGTACGGTCACTTATTCTTTTGATAACAATACATGTACGGAAAGTAATGGGATTTTAAAAGCATCTGATTTTTTTAATGGAATTGGTGCACAATTTCCATCCAACGATCCATCTTCCCAAACAGAAAGTTGGGAATCAGCATTAATAACAGGCCAACCTTGGCTCGGACGTCAGTATTATTATGCGGCTATTTATTTCCGTTCGCTTGTGACCGGTTATGCTCTTGATGCAGGGATCCCGGTGACTGGTCGTTTTGACAATAGGCCCATTGTCAATGGACTAAACATTGTCCCAAGGAACAACTATGTGGCAGGAACCACTTCCGCTGCAAAGAGTAGTATTGTTCCGAAAATGTTTCCTGCTTTATATACCCAACTACCCACTCAAGCTGATATGCAAATTCGAGATGGATTTGATCCATATATCTTAGAAGTAAGAATCAATCTAAAAGAAAATTTGATGTTACATTCCTATCTCACCAGTCGGTCCACAACTGTTACCTACGTTGGTGTGAGTGATATCTTTTTTGACCACAAAGGGGAAGGAGACGCAGGCGGAAATATTTTGACAAGGGCGCGTGTCATTTATCCAGAAACTGCATCGAGTCTTACCATAACTGGTGGTAGCAATTCTTTGTTACATTATTATGGCATCTTTCGAATTCAAGAAACTGAATTTATAAACGTTTTGCCTCTTGCAGCAACACCAGCAAAACAAGGTGCAAAAATAAAATACCTTAATCCCGGTAATTACAAGGCAGTTTGTTTAGGCGATTTAACAAAACAGGACGGTTACCCAGACACTGTAGTACGTGAGACTACATTCAACATTCCTGAGTATCCGTTCAGACAAACATATAACATTGATTTGACATGCCCCTAG
- the truA gene encoding tRNA pseudouridine(38-40) synthase TruA, with amino-acid sequence MPNYALLVEYDGTHFYGWQKQKNLPTVQSAIESALSIILNKNPASRLSVAGRTDTGVHGLGMVCNFKTEFPIPNFHKLLVSINALTPKAVSVKNVIEVPAEFHSRFSCTGREYIYKIYYSKYESSFVEGRAFWVKHHVDWDLVENQLTNLVGEKDFRSLTKAKSMAGKRAVREIFDIRLERLTPDWIQIRIRANGFMHNMVRITVGTLLDIGKGRWKSRSIGSILEEKNRSTAGMTLPPDGLYFVRAYYEDYPEIHELYQIALP; translated from the coding sequence TTGCCCAATTACGCTCTCCTCGTCGAATACGACGGTACTCACTTTTACGGCTGGCAGAAACAAAAAAATTTACCGACAGTCCAATCAGCCATCGAATCGGCTCTTTCTATTATTTTAAACAAAAATCCCGCATCACGATTGTCAGTCGCAGGAAGAACTGACACTGGGGTTCATGGACTTGGTATGGTGTGTAATTTTAAAACAGAATTCCCCATTCCCAACTTTCATAAACTACTCGTATCCATCAATGCCCTCACACCCAAAGCAGTTTCAGTCAAAAATGTGATCGAGGTACCAGCAGAGTTTCACTCCAGGTTCAGTTGTACAGGTAGAGAGTACATTTACAAAATTTATTACAGCAAATATGAAAGTAGTTTTGTTGAAGGTAGAGCCTTCTGGGTCAAACACCATGTTGATTGGGATTTGGTAGAAAACCAACTCACAAACCTTGTGGGAGAAAAAGACTTTCGGTCTCTGACAAAAGCAAAGTCGATGGCGGGCAAACGGGCAGTTCGCGAAATCTTTGACATTCGTTTGGAACGATTGACACCAGATTGGATCCAAATCCGAATTCGTGCCAACGGATTTATGCACAATATGGTTCGCATTACTGTAGGAACTTTACTAGACATTGGGAAGGGACGTTGGAAATCTAGATCCATCGGCTCTATTTTGGAAGAGAAGAACCGTTCGACGGCAGGAATGACACTCCCGCCGGATGGACTCTATTTCGTCCGTGCATATTACGAAGATTATCCGGAAATTCATGAATTGTATCAAATCGCTCTTCCTTAG